AGGGGCCTAGGCGTTTTAAAAATTCGGCTATGCCTTCCTTTAAATACTTTTCTTTAACTTTTCCCACAGTAATTAACTTAATCAGCACAATCCACCTCATTGCTATAACTATATTATAAATATATTACAAAAAAAATGTGTCAAAGAACCCTCCCCTGACACATTTTAGTTAAGTTTATTCAGCTTTAAGTTGCAGCGCAGGGTGTGCTTCGTAACGTGGAGCTACAGTTAGCTCGGGACAGCTGGTAAACCCCTGTTCCGCTAGAACTTCTTTAACCGTATGTATTGCTAAGGGCGGCCGGTTATTCTCGGCACTTAGATGGGCTAAAACTACTTTTTGCGTATTTCCCGTAATAAATTCTGCTAAAGCCTCTCCGCTCATTTGGTTGGATAAATGGCCTAGGGTACTGGCAATTCTCTTTTTTAAGCGGACTGGATATGTACCTTTTCTTAACATAGTAGCATCATGATTAGCTTCTAAAAGAAGCCCCTTGCACCCTGTAATATTCTTTCTGATACTGCTGGTAATTTTACCCGTATCTGTAACTATTCCTAAACTTGCTTCTTTATGATAAAAAGCAAAGGCAGCCGGCTCCAAAGCATCATGGGATGTAGGCAATACTTCAATTTTTAAATCTCCAAGCTCTTGGCTTTGGTTTAGATCCAAAAACTTTTTGTTTTCTTCTGCGACTTTGCCAATATCCTTTTCCATTCCCTCCCATGTGCCTGGTGTGGCATAGATAGGTAAATTGTAACGGCGGGAAATAACCCCCACTCCCTTTATGTGATCTTTATGTTCATGGGTTACTAAAACCCCGTCAAGTTCATTAGCTTCTATACCATTTTCCCTTAAGCGGTTTGTAATATCCTTGCCGCTAATGCCTGCATCAACAAGGAATCTTGTCTTTTTTGTTCCTACATAGACAGAATTGCCTGAACTACCACTAGCTAGAGTAAAAAACTTCAACAAAGCCCTTGCCCCCAAATTATTCACAAATTCTTTCGATATCAGCTCCCAAAGAACTAAGCTTAGCTACCAGTTTTTCGTAGCCCCGATCAATTAAATGTACATTAGAAATTTTTGTTTGTCCTTCCGCAGCTAATCCTGCTAACACTAAAGCTGCCCCGGAACGTAAATCGCAAGCACGAACTTGGGAACCACATAATTTTTCTACACCAAAGACAACAGCAGTTTGACCTTCAACTTTAATGTGAGCGCCCATTCTTTTTAATTCATCTGCTGTTTGCAGCCTGTTTTCATAAACTGTTTCCGTAATAACACTAGTCCCTTTAGCCAGTGACAAAAATGCCATCATCTGGGACTGCATGTCTGTAGGAAAACCTGGGAAAGGCAGTGTTTTAATATCAGTAGATGTATAATCCTTAGACCCCACAACGCGGACTTCCTCTTCATCTTCAAAGATTTCAATGCCCGTTTCCCGAAGTTTAGCTATGATTGGCTGTAAATGATGGGGAATTACATTCTGAATCAAAATATCGCTACCAGTTATAGCTGCCGCCAACATAAAAGTTCCTGCTTCGATGCGATCAGGAATAATACTATAACGGGCTCCCTGTAAAGTTCGGGCTCCTTCAATTTTAATAATATCCGTACCTGCACCCCGTACTTTGGCACCGAGAGTATTTAAAAAGTTAGCTAAATCCACAATCTCTGGTTCTTTAGCAACATTTCCAATCATAGTTGTACCTTGGGCCCCTGCAGCAGCCATCATTATATTTTCCGTAGCACCAACGCTGGGAAAATCTAAATAGATTTGGCTCCCCTGCAAAGCCCCAGAGGTTTTAATATAGCCATTTTCAACTTCTACTTTGGCCCCCATGGCCTGAAATCCTTTTAAATGTAAATCCATGGGCCTAATGCCAATATTGCAGCCCCCAGGCATAGATACTTCAGCCTGCCCCCGGCGGGCTAAGAGAGCGCCCAGCAGTAAATTGGAAGCCCGTAATTTTCTTACTAAATTATATGGTGTTATATAGCCAATTTCATCAGGAACTGTTATGCTTAGCGTATTTTCCTCCAGCCAGGCTACTTTCGCTCCTAACTTATGCAGTATCTCCAACAGTACTTCTACATCAGCAATGCGGGGTACATTTTCTAAAACCGTCTCTCCATGGGCTAAAACAGCGGCTGAAATAACGGCTAAGGCGGCATTTTTCGCACCGCTGATTTGAACCTTTCCCTGCAGTTTTTTTCCACCTTTAATTAGTATTTTTTCCATTGTGCTGCCCCCAGTACCAACTCTTACATCTATCAAAGGATTATATTCTTGTTCTACTGGGTGTATTCCTGCTTAATTTCTAAAAGCTCATTTAGCTTTTTATTTTAGTTCGCTTGCAAAAAATATTTATTATTGCTCCATTTTTGATAACATTGCTCAAAATCCTCTAGGGATTGTCCTGTATTTATAGCAATGGCAGCTTGAATAGTTTTTCCCTCACTTAAATCTGCCAGTAAATTGCGCAGTGATTCTACTCCACAGGTCTCTATATAATAATCTATTGCTGCTAAAGATTGTCCATAAGCTAAGCTTTGGTTTGGCAAACTATCATATTGTTTATCCAGCTGTGTTAAACTATATAAGTTATTGTCATTTCCCTGTACTACAGGTACTGGGAACTGAAAACCTGTAACTTCTCTTTCTACATACTGGGCAATACCTTCCGTCAGCCAGCGTGGATAATTGCCTTTAGTCAGGTAATCTACAACTAAGTGGGTATATTCATGAGCCATAGGACCGTTTTTGCTGAATTCTTCCGCTAATAAACTAGAATCACTAACCCAGTCGTTAGGCGATAAAATTCGAATTACACCTGCCCAATAAACACCCATTGCATTTTCATCTGCATCCCAGCCAAAACTTTTATTCATCTGCTCCTGAGTTGGGTAAACAATAACTGGTATTTTACCCTCAGGAGTGAACTCCAAAAAATTGTTTACCGGCTGAAAAGCAGTTTCGGCAGTAGATAATATAAGCTGGGCCACATTTC
The Bacillota bacterium LX-D genome window above contains:
- a CDS encoding MBL fold metallo-hydrolase, whose product is MLKFFTLASGSSGNSVYVGTKKTRFLVDAGISGKDITNRLRENGIEANELDGVLVTHEHKDHIKGVGVISRRYNLPIYATPGTWEGMEKDIGKVAEENKKFLDLNQSQELGDLKIEVLPTSHDALEPAAFAFYHKEASLGIVTDTGKITSSIRKNITGCKGLLLEANHDATMLRKGTYPVRLKKRIASTLGHLSNQMSGEALAEFITGNTQKVVLAHLSAENNRPPLAIHTVKEVLAEQGFTSCPELTVAPRYEAHPALQLKAE
- the murA gene encoding UDP-N-acetylglucosamine 1-carboxyvinyltransferase, with translation MEKILIKGGKKLQGKVQISGAKNAALAVISAAVLAHGETVLENVPRIADVEVLLEILHKLGAKVAWLEENTLSITVPDEIGYITPYNLVRKLRASNLLLGALLARRGQAEVSMPGGCNIGIRPMDLHLKGFQAMGAKVEVENGYIKTSGALQGSQIYLDFPSVGATENIMMAAAGAQGTTMIGNVAKEPEIVDLANFLNTLGAKVRGAGTDIIKIEGARTLQGARYSIIPDRIEAGTFMLAAAITGSDILIQNVIPHHLQPIIAKLRETGIEIFEDEEEVRVVGSKDYTSTDIKTLPFPGFPTDMQSQMMAFLSLAKGTSVITETVYENRLQTADELKRMGAHIKVEGQTAVVFGVEKLCGSQVRACDLRSGAALVLAGLAAEGQTKISNVHLIDRGYEKLVAKLSSLGADIERICE
- a CDS encoding peptidase MA family metallohydrolase, with the translated sequence MQVLTNILEKWTLSHKLLINIAIAGLLLFLVFIFKYPIFFKNTAYSCTREAVKKSVYLKTWDWDTLESPHFTLKYQPTEGNVAQLILSTAETAFQPVNNFLEFTPEGKIPVIVYPTQEQMNKSFGWDADENAMGVYWAGVIRILSPNDWVSDSSLLAEEFSKNGPMAHEYTHLVVDYLTKGNYPRWLTEGIAQYVEREVTGFQFPVPVVQGNDNNLYSLTQLDKQYDSLPNQSLAYGQSLAAIDYYIETCGVESLRNLLADLSEGKTIQAAIAINTGQSLEDFEQCYQKWSNNKYFLQAN